The genomic stretch CATTTTTGAAAATACAAGTTTCATTAATACCATTCACACTCAAATTCATTTTCACTTCAAATATCAAGCATCACACCACAAAATCCTCACAAAAATCCGATTCTATACAacaacaaaatatatatatatatatatatatatatatatatatatatatatatatatatatatatatatatatatatatatatatgacccgagttgacttttggtcaacctttgactttttgatcaacggttgaccaaagtcaactgaccAAGAGTTTTCATCAGAACCAAATTTCTTCCAATTCACATTCAATAGTttcattcaattcaaaacattGCCATGTTCATCAAAAAGCCCAAATTACAATTCCTAACATTACATCCTAATTCCCAAATTACAACACGACAAAATGGTCAAAAGCCCCTCGAGAATCCTTTTCATCCCAATTCATTATACTGACCAAAGTGATGGCGAAAACCGCTTTTGCTGATATTATGTGTGTTGGACAGAGGTTTGTTCGCGAAATTTACCGGCATGGCAGTCTGTTGTTAAGCCAACAGCATTCTGCATAAACCATCAAAGCATGTTAAGAACCTGCAAGTCACCAAAACAAACACAAATGGTCCTAAACCCAGCATAATATTCCTGCTGCTATAGCTTTCCTGATGCCATAATATTCCTACTTCCATAACAGTACAACATCGGCCATAATCAAGTGCAGCAGACCGACAAAGCATGGTAGAACCCTGCATCACAGCAACCAATTCATACGGCAACACGAACAGAAGCCAACACACTCGCATCTAAAACTGCATCACTTGTCACCCTTCAGAATTAATGGATTGGGCAGCAGTTAATTGAAGCATACCACAATGAAAATCGAAGTCTGCATCAAAACATTGTGACCATACATGTGCAAAGCAAATGACCGACAGGCTAATTTATGATGAGCATGCTGAGAATGGCCTGAAGTTCACTATTGTGAGATCTTATAACTGGATTGGACCAACAATGGACTTCATTCCTGGTGTGCATGGCCCGAGTGATGGTGTCCCCGGAGTTTTAACTTGTTTCAGTAATAATCTCCTTCGTGGTGAGCCGCTCAAGCTTGTTGATGGCGGACGTTCCCAGAGAACCTTTCTTTATGTCAAAGATGCAATTGAGGTTGTTTTGTTAATGATTGATAACCCTAATAGAGCAAATGGACACATCTTTAATGTGGTAAACCCGGACAATGGAGTATCTGTGAAGCAGCTAGCTGAGCTTATGATAAAGGTATATGCAAAGGTGGATGATGTACCTGCCTCTAGTCTATCAACTCTGGATGTGACTTCAGAGGATTTCTATGGAAAAGGATATGATGACAGTGATAGGCGCATCCCTGACATGACAATTATCACTAAGCAGCTTGGTTGGAAGCCAAGGACATCACTTGATGAACTGGTGGATTCTACCATTCAATATCAACATCAGACATATTCTCATGCTATCAAGAAAGAACAACTCCAAAACTGGTGATTGCACCATCGAGAGTAAGCTCTAGATCCACATCCCCTTTCTCTAGAAGACCAAGCCCTCCTCGTCCAAGTACGCCTATTCCAACAATGTCGGGACTTTCGTTCTCCAAAAATACTGCAGTTGGTTTGAAGAAAACAAACAAATATTTAAATCAAGAAGTGCAGAAGTTATGAAACAAAGATGTAAACTGTAATAATTAGAACTTCAAAGGTAAGCAAAAAGGGATAACAAAGCAATTGGAAAAAACCTTCAAACGACGGAACCGATTCAAAGGCCATGTCCAATTCTGCATCACACCTGCAAGTGCAAACCAAACGATCTGCATGGTGCTGAATGGTTTTCAAAAGCAACTGTAAAGAGGTTCCCGCATGTTGTTGGTGTCACCAATTTAGAGCATTTTTCATGAAAACTGAACCAAGTAAGACAGGATGCTGATGAAACTACCATGCTCACGTGTGATGTAACTCATGTGCTGCATAGTGATGTAAGCAAAGAATTTAAAAACCTGCAAACCAACAGAACCTGTAGAAACTCAGAAGTCGTTCAGAAACCGAAATCACAAGAGCTCTGAACCCTAGTGTGAAGGTTAAGACGATTATCGGTGATCAGCTCGCCATTACCAAGAAAACTGGTCGGAAGCTTGGGATTGAAACAAACATGTATCCATCTTCGTCATTACTCGGTCAAAGCAGAAGAGGGTGCTGCTGTTACAGCTCTTCCAGTAGATGAGCAGATCGAGAAGGCTGATGGATTTGCTGGGGTATTTCCTGAGCACAAGTACGAGATTGTGAAATGCTTGCAGGCTAGGAAACATATTTGCGGAATGACCGGTTATGGAGTGAATGATGAACCTGCTCTTAAGAAGGCTGACATTGGTAGTTGTTGCAGATGCTACTCATGCAGCTCGAAGTGCATCAGATATTATTTGAACCGAACCTGGCCTTAGGGTTATCATAAGTGTTGTTT from Lathyrus oleraceus cultivar Zhongwan6 chromosome 7, CAAS_Psat_ZW6_1.0, whole genome shotgun sequence encodes the following:
- the LOC127105888 gene encoding UDP-D-apiose/UDP-D-xylose synthase 2, producing the protein MTDRLIYDEHAENGLKFTIVRSYNWIGPTMDFIPGVHGPSDGVPGVLTCFSNNLLRGEPLKLVDGGRSQRTFLYVKDAIEVVLLMIDNPNRANGHIFNVVNPDNGVSVKQLAELMIKVYAKVDDVPASSLSTLDVTSEDFYGKGYDDSDRRIPDMTIITKQLGWKPRTSLDELVDSTIQYQHQTYSHAIKKEQLQNW